The following DNA comes from Lentibacillus sp. Marseille-P4043.
TTTTTCTATCACCTTGAAAAGTGAATTTTTCTACTTGTTGACCTGTTTTAGTAGAAATAGCAATAAAAACGGTACCAGCTGACTGACTTTCTACCGTATCTGGCCCCGCAACACCAGTAAAACTTATCCCGATTGTTGCATCTAAAAGTTTCGAAATATTTGTGGCCATTTCACTTGCACACTCATAGCTAACCGTTCCTTTTTCCTGGATGGTTTCAGAAGAGATGCGCAACACATTTTCTTTTACTTTGGTATCATAGCAAACAATGCCTCCAGCAAATACAGTAGAAGCACCCGGGATTGCTACAAATCGATCAGAAAACATCCCACCAGTTAGACTTTCAGCAGCTGCCAATGTCCAACCTTTTTTCTGTAACAGCTGAAAAACCTTTTCCTCCAGTTTTTCATTATCAACACCGTAACAATACTCTCCTACTTTGTTGAGGATTTTCTCTTTTGTATGATTGATCAATTCAATTGCGGCGTGATGTGTATTAGCCTTTGCTGTTAAACGAATAGCGACACCCTCAGTCTGCGCTAACGGTGCAATAGTTGGATTTGTTTGTTGTGCGATAATCGATTGTAATTCATGCTCCAAACGCGATTCACCGATACCGGTAAACCGAAGCATCGTTGATTGAATAACCATGTTGCTTCCAGTCCGCTCAGCTAAAAATGGAAGAACATGATCAGATACCATTGCCTTCATTTCTTTTGGAACCCCCGGAAGGAAAACCCACGTTTTTCCTTCATGCGTAACTATCATCCCAGGTGCCATCCCAACACGATTTTCGATCACATCTGCTCCGGCGAATACACGTGCTTGCTTTTTATTGTTTGGTGTCATGGTACTATTTTGTTTTGTAAAATAAGCCATTATTTTTTCCATTGATGGTTTGTGCTCCACAATTTCCAAATTAGAAATACGTTGAAATGCTTCTCTAGTCATATCATCATCTGTTGGGCCTAGTCCCCCTGTAACAATAATAACATCAGAGCGTTTAGATGCTTGTGAAAATTGTTCCTGCACGCGATGTAAATTATCACCGACAACGGAATGATAATAGATATCAATTCCGTGTAATGCCAATTGTTCGGAAATCCATTGGGCGTTCGTATTAGCAATTTGCCCTAATAGAAGTTCTGTTCCAACTGCTATTATTTCTGATTTAATTTGTCCCATTATTTCGAATCCCTCATTACATTCCAATTTTTAACGAAATAGTCATACCCAGAAAGAACCGTAAAAAATAACGCAACATATAACATGACGCTAGCAAATGGAAAGCTCATATAGGAAAATGGAAAATTGTGAAGCAGCAGTGCCGCTATTGCAACGATTTGTGTAACTGTTTTTAACTTTCCCATTTTGCTAGCAGCAAGAACAATTCCTTCACCAGCTGCAACAAGACGTAAACCTGTCACAGCAAATTCACGACTAATGATAACAATTACGATCCATGCTGGAGCTAACCCCATTTCAACTAATAAGATGAGTGCCGCCGAAACGAGTAATTTATCCGCTAATGGATCAAGAAACTTTCCTAAATTCGTAACTAAGTTATGTTTTCGAGCGTAATGTCCGTCAATCCAATCTGTTGTAGATGCTATGATAAATAATAATGCCGCTACAAAGTCAACAACCGGTAATTCGGAAGCTCCGATTTGCCACTCTCCCCAATCAAATGGAACGCTGAGCAGGATAATAAAAATTGGGATCAGACAAATACGTGAAAGTGTGATTCTGTTTGGTATATTCATAATGCTTTGGCCTCCTATGTATGATAACAAGTTGTAAAACCCTTCCACATGGAATGAGGGAAGGGTTTTGTGCTACATCCAACTATTTCTTGTCATTCTGATGTTGGTTTTAAATTTATCCAAAGTTTTTGGTGAACTGTGTCTGCAGGGTCTACTGGATATTCTAACTCAACACCATTTATAGTTATTTTTAGTTGCGGGGCATTCCCAACGTTCAAATAAATACGTTCATCTTCGGAAACATCAATTTCTTTTGGCGACTCCTCAGCAGTGAATGGTTTTTCATAATATGATTTTCCATCCCCGTTTTTTACACCAAGATAAGAATTACCCTCTGATTCAAATGTGATTGTTACATCATCCCCCGCATTCTCTAATTCCAGTGTTGATTCAGGGCTAGCGCCTGTACCAGTTTCAACGACTGTCAACTTCGCCTCAGTTGTATCTGTATCTGTTTTCTCATCACTATTGTCCGCCTGATCTTCTTCAGTCTGTGTTGCATCATCATCTGCAGCTGTATCGTCTTCTGAAGCTTCTTTATTTTGATCTTCGTCATCCGGATTATAAATGATTTCATTGTCATCTGGTTTATCAACAGGATCTGAATTGTCCTTTGAGATTGCTTCTTTATAAAAATACCAAGCAGCGAAAACAATACCTATCACTAGCAAAACAACAATTATAGTGGGTATTAATGAAAAAACTGCTGAATTTTTAGCTGAATTACTCTCTTTTCTTGATCGCTGAATTCGGGTATATTGTGCAGTGCTATCTTCATCTGTTTCGGGTATTTCTTCTTTGTACTCTTCCAATAGTTCATTCGGATCTAATCCTACAGCATTAGCATATTCCTTAATAAATGCTCTAGCATAAAACTTACCAGGCAAAATATGAAAATTGCCCTCCTCAATCGCCATTAAGTATCGTTTTTGAATCTTCGTTGTTTCCTGTACACTATCCAACGACAACTCTTTTTCCATTCTTGCTTCTTTTAGTCTTGTGCCTATTTCCATTCGTAAACACCATCCATTTTAAAAATCAAACATAGAAAAGCCGTTTCCTTGACTAAATTGGGATCTTTCAACTGGTTCGTATGTTATTTCTTCCTCTTCATTGCTCCGCAGTTCGATAATATAGTCAAAATCATCCAACTCATACTCAGTAGATTGAACGAACATATCAGGGTGTTCCACGACTTTGACAGCAGGAAGCTGCATAATTTCCCGTATTAATTGCCAATGTTTTTCATTGGCACGACGTGTTGAGACAATACCATCAATAATGTATAAATTATCACTACTGTATTCATCTTGTATTAATTGGCTCCGGATGGTTTGCTTTAATAAAGTACTCGAAACAAATAACCAGCGTTTATTTGCACAAACACTAGCTGCAACAATCGATTCCGTCTTACCTACACGTGGCATTCCACGAATCCCGATTAATTTATGTCCCTCTTTTTTATATAATTCTGCCATAAAGTCAACAAGTAAACCTAATTCATTTCGGACAAAACGAAATGTCTTCCGATCATCAACATCACTGTGAATATACCTTCCATGTCTAACCGCTAATTTATCCCGTAACTTAGGTTTCCTCAGTTTTGTTATTTTTATTGTATCCATTGTTTGTAAAATTGATTTTAACCGCGTAATTTGTTCATCTTTTTTTGAAAGAAGCAGCATACCCCGTCGTGAATTTTCAACACCATTGATTGAAATGATATTGATGGATAACATACCTAATAATGAGGAAATATCACCTAATAATCCAGGACGGTTGTATTGAATTTCATATTCAAAATACCATTCTGTTTTCTCCATAGTACGCTCCTTTTAATCCATACTTAAAAATTACATCCTACTCTATAATAAATGATTTTTTGTATTGTGAAAAGGAGATTAACAATATAAATGCAGATTCCTAGAAAAATATGCTAAAAGAGGTTGTTCAAAAAGTTACTTTCAGATTATTTAATGAACATATTACACAAAAATAAAGAAGCCGACTTATCTCCTCAGCTTCTTTATTATAAAGATTTTTAATGTAAATTTCCTTCATTTTGCACAAGTTTTACCATCGATTGTTTATACATGTAGGAAGCGATGCCGGCCTAAAGACGTTACCAACCACCATTTATTTCAATAATTTCCCCTTGAATATAGTTCGATCGTTCATCCAGCAAAAAACTGAGAGTATGTGCAATTTCTTCTGGTTTCCCGGCCCTGTTCATAGGGATCTGGGCGATGACTTCTTCCTTTTCTGCTGGTGATAAATTCGCATTCATTTTCGTATCAATGAAGCCCGGACTAATTGCATTAACCGAGACCCCACTTGGAGCAACCTCCTTGGCCAACGATTTCACAAAACTGTTTTGTGCTCCTTTGACCGAAGAATACATGACCTCATTACTAGCTCCAACATTTCCCCAAATCGACGTAATAAAAATAATGGAACCAAAGTGTTGTTGAATCATGGACGGCAATAGTTGCTTTGTAATGATCCAAGGTGCTTTTACATGTAAGGTTAACATGTCATCCATCTCTTCAACAGTTGTTTGTTGAAACAGGCCATAATGCGCATTACCACTAGCAAAAACAATCGCATCAACAGGAAAAACCAATTGATTGAGCAACCTATCAATCCCATTTACCGTTGCGAGGTCTGCTTGAACCTCCAGCAGAATTTGTTCTCGTTTTACGGTATTTCGCAATTGATCAATAGCTTGCTTATTTTTATGGTAATGTAAAATCAATTGGTTTCCATCTGTTGCTAAACGCTTTGCGATGGCGATCCCAATATCGCCACTTGCTCCAACAATTAGTATATTTCTCCCCATAATATCGCCTACTCTTACTCCGCAACTATTTTACAAACCGATAAACGCTCAGCCTTAATCCAGTTTTGGATAAAATTATTTGCTTCATCTAACGTTAAAGACTGAATGGTTGGAATCAACTTAAACAAATCAATTCCTACAATGTGATAGTGGATAAATTTATTGGCGATAAATTCCAAAGAGTTCATAGCCCGTAATAATTGGCCAATTTTTTTCTTTTTCATTCGCGTAAATTCTTCCTCAGTTAGTGTTGCTTTATTTGTACGCATCAGCATTTCCTTGACCTTTTCGGCAAACTGATCAGGTTCACCTGTATTACCGCCAATCAATGAATAGCCGAAGTTTTTCTCTAAATTGGTTTCAAAATAAAAACTGGCATCAATTAGTTTTTGATCATATAACTCTTGGTAAAATGGTCCACCCTTTGAGAAATAATGGTCAATTACCATACCTTGCAATAAATCTTTCTTTAAGAATTCATCCCCACTCATTTCTTTGGCCGATTCTTTAATACCTACTGTACATTTTGGAACTGAAACTGGCATTACAATCTTATTTTCAGCCATTGCCACTTCCTCGGGCTCATGCGGATAATTTCGTTTAATTTTCTCCAGTTTAGCAAACTTTTTTTTGCTTTGATTTGTTTTGATCAATTTTGTCATCTTGTCAACGTCAAAATTTCCGGCGATAAACAATGTCATATTTTCAGGATGATAAAACGTATTGTAGCACGTATACAAATCATCTTTCGTAATCGAATTGATCGACTCCACTGTTCCGGCAATATCAACTTTTACAGCATGTTCTTGAAACATACCTTTAATTGTTCCCATAAACGCTTGCCAATCAGGTTGATCATCATACATTTTTATCTCCTGACCAATAATCCCTTTTTCTTTCTCCACCGATTGTTCCGAGAAAAACGGATCCTGTACAAAATCAATTAACGTTTCTACATTTTTCTCGATTTGATCTGTAGCTGCAAACAAATATGCTGTTTTTGTAAACGATGTATAGGCATTGGCTGAAGCACCCTGTTTTCCAAAATCAGCGAACACATCTCGATCCTCTTTTTCAAACATCTTATGCTCTAAAAAGTGTGCGACACCTTCTGGAACTGTAACCTGCTCATCTTGATCAATAGGTACGAACGTTTGATCAATCGAACCGTAATTCGTTGAAAAAATGCCGTACGTTTTGGCCATTTCCTGCTTCGGTAGTAAAAATATAGTTAATCCATTATCAAGTTTCTCTGAATAAATTGTCTCTTCAATATCTTGATAAGATTGCCTATTCATCCGAATTCCCCCCGTTCTTTGTTAAAAGGTAAACCGTGTCTAATTCCAGTTTATTGGCGACATCAACAATATCTTGTTTTTTAACTTGATTAATGTCAGCGATTAATTGTTCCGGTGGCAATTTTTTGTTTCCGATTACTTGTTGATACAACATTTCAATGATTCCTTGTGGATGATCCATCGTTTCCAATAGTTGATTAACAATTAATCCTTTCGTTTCTTCGATTTCATTTTCCGCGAATTCACCTTTTTTCATAGCTTCCATTTGTAGTTCAATAATTTCTCTTGCTTGCTCATAATCCTGTGGAGCGATTCCGCTGAAGACGAGCAATAACCCTTTATGGCTTTCAAAACGAGACGCAGCATAATATGCTAAGCTATTCTTTTCCCGAACATTGATAAAGAGTTTGGAGCTTGGAAACCCGCCAAAAATGCCATTAAATACTTGTAATGCAAAGTAATCATCATCGGAATACGTAATATTGGTGCGATAGCCCAGATGTAGTTTTGCTTGTTGGATTGCTTGTTTTTCAATTACTGTATTCGATTCTATCCGTTCTTTTTTTGATTCTGTTTGTTGCTCGGTATGATGATCTACCTCATTTCGTCCCAATTGTGTTGTTATTTTTTCTTTGATTTCGCGGCTTTCAATATCTCCAGAAACATAAATATCCAATTGATCTTTTTCCACTACTGTTTGGTAATAGTCATATAAATTCTCAGCCGTAATGGTGTCAAGATCTTCTTGATAACCATGAACATGTAATTGGTATACTTCGTTAGCACACATTTCATCAATCAGCCTCATATTGGCGTAACTCATTTTATCATCAATGATCGCATTTATTTTTTGGTGTAATGTTTCTTTTTCTCGCGCCAAAATTCTTTCATCAAAACAGTTAGCCGTAACATTAGGCTGAAAAATAACTTCATTTAATAGTGCAATCCCTTTATCAATTACAGAGGATTCATCAGCGATAAACTTGTCATTTGCTATTTCCAACCGAATACTAATGATATGATTATTTCCTTTTTTTCCACCGTCAATGGACAATACTGCCCCATACAAATCGTCCAGTCTTGCTTGCAAAGATGTGCTGTTTGGAAACGATTTCGTTCCTTGCTGCAATACGTACGGAAGTAGAGCCCTTTTGGTAATTGTTTCTCTATCCAGGGGTGCTTTCAGTTTTGCTACAAAAGCAATCGTTTTATGCTTTTTGTTCGGTATGACATGTAAATGAAATCCATTTTCTTGAAAAACTTCTTCGGCAACATTGCTCATTCGATTTCCTCCTATTTTATGTATGTTGCTAAACTTTTCCATCCTTTTTACTATCTCAATATTAGTTTATTCTATTCTAGTTATTATTATAGGCTATTTTTACCAAAAATAAAAACTGACCCTTATGGATCAGTTTTTATTTAAGACTTAATCATTCTATCTGCTTCCTTTAATATATGGTACACCATTTGCTTTTGGTGCATCGGCACGTCCAATGAATCCAGCTAATGCGAGAATTGTTAGAACGTAAGGAGCAATTAGCAAATAAATTTGTGGTACGTTATCAAGGAATGGAACCCCTGCACTTATAACACTTAAGCTTTGTGCAAATCCAAAGAATAAGGCAGCTCCCATAGCACCAAGTGGATGCCATTTACCGAAAATGACCGCAGCAAGTGACATAAATCCTTGTCCAACAATCGTTGAATGTGAGAAATTTAAGGCGATTGTTAACGCAAATACTGAACCACCTAAACCACCCATCGCTCCAGAAATCATTACCGCAATATAACGCATTTTATAAACGTTTATTCCGTTTGTATCAGCTGCCATCGGATGTTCACCAACCGCACGCAAACGTAATCCAAAAGGTGTTTTATAAAGTACATACCATGCAACAAATGCTAAGATAATGGCCAAATATGATGTTAAATACGTATGCTGGAAAAATATTGGCCCAATCACAGGAATATCGCCTAATATGGGCACATCTGTTGTATAAAACGGCTCATCGACCATATCTGTTTGTCCTTTTCCATACCATTGTTTAGTTAAAAAGACACCTAAACCAAGTGCTAAAAAGTTTATTGCCACACCACTAACAACCTGATCAGCTCGAAAGGATACAGATGCAACAGCATGAATAATGGAAAATATTGCGGAAACAACCATTGCCACTAGAATGGAGATCCATGGTGTCCAAGCACCCAATGCATCCGAAAATGTTAAGTTAAACACAATACCAACAAAGGCACCCATTACCATTAAACCTTCGAGACCAATATTGACAACACCAGATTTTTCACTAAATACGCCACCTAACGCCGTAAAAATAAGAGGTGCTGAAAAGAACAGTGCAGGTGTAATAATGGATTGTAATAGATCAACAATTCCCATTTACTTTTCCTCCTTTTTAAAGCGAAGTAATACCCAGCGAATGATGTAACTTGATGCAACAAAGAAGATAATTAACGCAATAATAATATCAACAAGTTCAGTCGGTACACCTGCAACGGTAGGCATGTTAACCGCTCCTACCTTCAATACTCCAAACAAGAACGCCGCAAGCACAACGCCAATGGCAGAATTCGCACCAAGTAGTGCAACTGCTATCCCATCAAAACCTAAATTGGTAAAACCAGACATAACGGAAATAGTTCCATACGTTCCTAGTCCTTCCATAGCCCCAGCAAGTCCCGCAAAGGCTCCAGATATAACCATTGATAAGATAATGTTTTTACTAACGTTCATGCCAGCATATTTTGATGCATGCCGATTATAACCAACTGCTTTAATTTCATAACCAGTTGTTGTTCGATCAATAATAAACCACATAACAGCTGCAGCAAATAATGCGATTAAAATTCCATAGTGCAGTCTGGAAAAATACGTTAAACCTTGCAACCATTCAGATGCCAATGAAGCTGTTCCAGATATCTGATCTGTCGTTTCTGCATTATCTGTTAGAACACTTCTGATTATTTCGTTTGTACAATATAACGCAATATAGTTCATCATAATCGTAACAATTACTTCATGTACACCCAATTTTGCTTTTAGTAAACCAGGCACAAATCCCCATACTGCACCTGCAACTGCCGCAGCGATCACAGCCAACGGCAAATGTATATACATTGGCGCATCTACAGCCAAACCAACCCAAACCGCTGCTAGCCAGCCTACTATTACTTGTCCCTCCGCACCAATGTTAAACAAATTGGCACGATAAGCGAATGCTACAGCTAAACCGGTAAGGATATATGGAGCAACTTTCCGTAATGTCTCACCAAAGAAGTACAAATCACCAAACGAACCTTGCCAGAGTGCAGCATATCCTTTTATCGGATTGTAGCCGAATGCCAGCATGATAATCGCTCCAAAGATCAACCCTAATAATACAGAAATGATTGGAACTAGTATATTAAACATTTTGTTAGAAGCCATTATTCATCACCTGCACTTTCTTGCTTACTACCTGCCATTAACAACCCTAGTTCTTGCTCATTTGTTTCTTCAGGTTTCACATTGGCCACTATTTTACCGTCAAACATTACGGCAATGCGATCACTTACATCGATAATTTCATCTAACTCAAAAGAAACGAGTAAAACGGCTTTTCCTTTATCTCTTTCTTCAATCAATTTTTTATGAATAAATTCAATTGCCCCAACGTCTAAACCTCTTGTAGGCTGTGCAGCAATTAATAAATCCGGCGAGCGATCTACTTCTCGACTTATAATTGCTTTTTGCTGGTTTCCTCCTGATAGTGCACGCGCTTTCGTATATTCACTAGGTGTACGAACATCATATTCATTAATTAATTGGGTTGCTTTTTTATAAATCTCTTTGTAGTTCAAAATGGAACCCTTCGAATATGGTTTTTGATAATAGGTTTGCAGCACCATATTTTCACCAATCGGATAATCTAACACAAGACCATATTTATGACGATCTTGCGGTATATGCCCGACACCACTCTCGGTTACTTTTCGTGGTGACAGATTCGTAATGTCTTTATTATTTAATTTAATTGTTCCTGATTCTGATTTAGTTAGTCCAGTTATAGCCTCAATTAATTCTGACTGTCCATTACCATCAACACCGGCAATACCAACAATTTCACCAGCACGTAATTCGAGATTTAAGCCTTTCACCAAATCTACTTTTCTAGCATCTTTAACGAACAAATTTTCAATTTCGAGAACGACGTCTTTCGGGTTTGCTATCTGCTTGTCTGTTTTAAAACTAACATCCCTGCCGACCATTAAAGAAGCCAATTCCGTAACACTTGAATCTTTAACATCAACTGTACGAATTCCTTTCCCTTTGCGAATCACAGTACACCTGTCACAAACCTCCATAATTTCCTTTAGTTTGTGTGTAATTAGAATAATAGATTTACCTTCTCTTATTAACGAACGCATAATTTCAATCAACTCATTAATTTCCTGTGGGGTAAGAACTGCAGTTGGTTCGTCAAATATCAAAACTTCAGCACCACGATATAATGTTTTTAAGATTTCGACACGTTGTTGCATCCCAACCGATATATCACTTATTTTCGCCGTAGGATCTACCTTTAAACCATAACGATCCGAAAGTTCCTGAACCTCTTTTTCTGCCTTTTTCAGGTTAATTTTTCCACTTTTCTTGGTCGGTTCACTGCCAAGGATGATGTTTTGAGTAACCGTAAATGTATCAACTAACATAAAATGCTGATGGACCATTCCAATTCCCAAATCGTTAGCAATATTAGGATTGGTAATGTCCACTTTTTCACCATGAACATGTATTTCCCCTTTTTCCGGCTGGTACAAGCCAAATAACACATTCATTAAGGTGGATTTTCCAGCTCCATTTTCGCCTAATAATGCATGAATTTCCCCTTTTTTTAACTGTATCGTTATATCATCATTTGCAACGATTCCTGGAAATTCTTTACGTATATGAAGCATTTCAATTACATAATCCACTTCTCTTCACCCCTCTTTTACAAAATATGCTGGTTTCATGAAAATCACCAAATGAAGAGGCTGGAAAATAATGTATCCCTTCATTTAGAGATTTTTACCAATTTAAGGGTAAAAAAGGCTGGTAATTCCAGCCATTTTTACCTAACTTTTATAGTGCATCCACGAATTCTTCCGTTTCTTCACGTGTTTTTGGAACGTCAATTTCTCCGTTAGTGATTTTTTCTTTCCATTCATCTACAGCTTTAATAATTTCGTCTGTTAGTGCATCCTCATTTGTTTTTGCTACACTAATAGCTTCATCTTCCAAGCCATATTCTAATACTTCACCACCAGGAAATTCGCCGTTCATGGACTTATTGGATAAGTCTTGGACTGCAACATCTACACGTTTTACCATTGATGTTAGTGTTACATTGTAATCGTCAATTTGTCCTTCTTCGTATTGGTCACGATCAACACCAATTACCCATACATCTTTATCCGGATTATTCTGTTTAATATCCTTTGCTTGAGCAAATACACCATTTCCAGTTCCGCCAGATGAGTGGTAGATAATGTCTACACCATTGTTGTACATATTTGTTGCAATTAATTTACCTTTATCAGCAGCACCGAAAGATTCGGCATATTGTACATCAACATCAATATCCGGATTTATTGATTTAACACCTGCTATAAAACCAGATTCAAATTTGTTGATTAGCGGAGAATCAACCCCACCAACAAATCCAACTTTATTTGATTTCGTTTTCATTGCTGCAGCAACACCTACTAAGAATGATCCTTCATGTTCTTTAAATGTAACGCTTGCAACATTTGGTTCCTCGACAACATCATCGACAATTGAGAAGTGTGTGTCCGGATATTGCTTGGCAACCTTGGTAATACCTTCTTTTAAATTAAAGCCGATACCGAAGATTAAATTGTAATCTTGTTTGACTAGACGAGTAAGGTTAGGCATGTATTCTGATTGATCATTTGATTGAGCATAATCAATTCCATCCCCCTTGGAAAATCCATGTTCATCTCCCCATGCTTTCAAACCTTCCCATGCTGATTGGTTAAATGATTTATCATCTACACCACCAATATCAGTTACCATTGCCGCGCTGAAATCTGAATCTTCGCTACTTGCTTCATCACCAGATTTTTCATCATTGCTTTTACTGTCGTCATCCGAACTGCCACATGCAGCTAGTACCATTCCAATGCTTAAAATTAAAGCAAATAGTACAATAAATTTACGATTTTTCAATCAAAAAACCCCCTATTTTTGAATTTTGCTAACAACTAAATAAGAATATCACAAGCTAATAGTTCTCACGATCACCTCCCAAAGGCGCTAATTTATGATACCCCTTACAAGCGTTTCCGCAAAACATAAAAACTAAATACATCCGAGCGAAAATAATTTATAGAATATAATACTGCTTCATCTTCTGCTGTATAATGTACTTGTTTTAGTAGCAGCAATGATTGCTCAGGGTCACAGTCCAAAATATCGTATATCCGATCATGATAACTGATCGGCTCAATATACGTAATGGCGTAGGTGATTCGCTTATTTGCGTGGGTCTCCAAAAGTTTAAATAATGAGTCTTCTTCATGAACGTGTTCTAGTGGAATAAGGCCCTCCGGTATTTTGTCAACACAAAACACAACAGGGTCATTATCCGCTGTCCGAACACGCTCGATTTTTGCGAGTTTTTGAATTTTTTTAGGTGCAAATCGATTGCGATCATCTTCAGTCGGTTCAATGAACTCTGTTGATATATATTCAGATCCAGCAGTTTTTCCCGACTGTCTAATCATATACGTAACACTATTTAACTGTTCTATCCCAGATGAGAAAATAGGTTTGGGATTAACAAATGTACCGACGCCATGTCGTCTTGTCACCACGTTTTCCTCTTCTAAAATGCGAAGTGCTTCCCGTAATGTGGCACGTGAGACACCTAATTGCTTTGATAATTGAAACTCAGATGGGAGCTTCTCTTTTTCTTTATACTTACCGCTTTCAATATCACGCTTAACCTCATCAATTACTTGTAAATACAAATGACGCGAATCCATTTTGATTGACATGACTACCCCCCTTTGTAAACCTGGTCTTATGTAAAAAAGAAAGCGCCTTCATACGCAACACAGAAAAATTCAGCTTGTGATCTGACCTCTGACGTATGACTCGTATATCCGAAAATTAATATACCATTTTTCTGAAGATAAATAAACAGTTATAGGACAAAATTCTTAAAAATTATCTTTTATGTTGGCAAAAAAAGCTGAACGTCTAAAAAAAAGCAGCAAAAACCTAGCAATTATCTAGGTATTGCTGCCTGCATTTTATGCTTTACAAAGTTACCATTAAGATGATTTTTCTTCCGAGGCTTGGGAAATTAGGACTGTTCTTGGTTTACTTCCTTCATATGGTCCAACAATCCCTCTATCTTCCATTGCGTCGATCAATCGAGCTGCTCTTGTATAACCGATGCGAAATCTTCTTTGCAGCATGGAAACACTAGCACTTTGCATTTCAGTTATAAGTTGAACGGCATCATCAAATAGTTCATCGTCCACTTCCGATTTAACCTCGGCTGTATCTTCTGGAATCATTTCTTCCTGGTACGATGCTTTTTGCTGATCGATACAATGGTCAACGATTCGTTCTACCTCTTCATCCGATAAAAATGCTCCTTGTACCCTAGTAGGTTTTGAAGCGCCAACGGGCATGTAAAGCATATCACCTCTACCTAGTAATTTTTCTGCACCGCCTGAATCCAAAATCGTACGAGAATCAGTCTGTGATGACACGCTAAAAGCAATACGAGATG
Coding sequences within:
- a CDS encoding competence/damage-inducible protein A, encoding MGQIKSEIIAVGTELLLGQIANTNAQWISEQLALHGIDIYYHSVVGDNLHRVQEQFSQASKRSDVIIVTGGLGPTDDDMTREAFQRISNLEIVEHKPSMEKIMAYFTKQNSTMTPNNKKQARVFAGADVIENRVGMAPGMIVTHEGKTWVFLPGVPKEMKAMVSDHVLPFLAERTGSNMVIQSTMLRFTGIGESRLEHELQSIIAQQTNPTIAPLAQTEGVAIRLTAKANTHHAAIELINHTKEKILNKVGEYCYGVDNEKLEEKVFQLLQKKGWTLAAAESLTGGMFSDRFVAIPGASTVFAGGIVCYDTKVKENVLRISSETIQEKGTVSYECASEMATNISKLLDATIGISFTGVAGPDTVESQSAGTVFIAISTKTGQQVEKFTFQGDRKTVRSKTVMKGYELLFQSLK
- the pgsA gene encoding CDP-diacylglycerol--glycerol-3-phosphate 3-phosphatidyltransferase — protein: MNIPNRITLSRICLIPIFIILLSVPFDWGEWQIGASELPVVDFVAALLFIIASTTDWIDGHYARKHNLVTNLGKFLDPLADKLLVSAALILLVEMGLAPAWIVIVIISREFAVTGLRLVAAGEGIVLAASKMGKLKTVTQIVAIAALLLHNFPFSYMSFPFASVMLYVALFFTVLSGYDYFVKNWNVMRDSK
- a CDS encoding helix-turn-helix domain-containing protein; translated protein: MEIGTRLKEARMEKELSLDSVQETTKIQKRYLMAIEEGNFHILPGKFYARAFIKEYANAVGLDPNELLEEYKEEIPETDEDSTAQYTRIQRSRKESNSAKNSAVFSLIPTIIVVLLVIGIVFAAWYFYKEAISKDNSDPVDKPDDNEIIYNPDDEDQNKEASEDDTAADDDATQTEEDQADNSDEKTDTDTTEAKLTVVETGTGASPESTLELENAGDDVTITFESEGNSYLGVKNGDGKSYYEKPFTAEESPKEIDVSEDERIYLNVGNAPQLKITINGVELEYPVDPADTVHQKLWINLKPTSE
- a CDS encoding DUF3388 domain-containing protein: MEKTEWYFEYEIQYNRPGLLGDISSLLGMLSINIISINGVENSRRGMLLLSKKDEQITRLKSILQTMDTIKITKLRKPKLRDKLAVRHGRYIHSDVDDRKTFRFVRNELGLLVDFMAELYKKEGHKLIGIRGMPRVGKTESIVAASVCANKRWLFVSSTLLKQTIRSQLIQDEYSSDNLYIIDGIVSTRRANEKHWQLIREIMQLPAVKVVEHPDMFVQSTEYELDDFDYIIELRSNEEEEITYEPVERSQFSQGNGFSMFDF
- the ymfI gene encoding elongation factor P 5-aminopentanone reductase yields the protein MGRNILIVGASGDIGIAIAKRLATDGNQLILHYHKNKQAIDQLRNTVKREQILLEVQADLATVNGIDRLLNQLVFPVDAIVFASGNAHYGLFQQTTVEEMDDMLTLHVKAPWIITKQLLPSMIQQHFGSIIFITSIWGNVGASNEVMYSSVKGAQNSFVKSLAKEVAPSGVSVNAISPGFIDTKMNANLSPAEKEEVIAQIPMNRAGKPEEIAHTLSFLLDERSNYIQGEIIEINGGW
- the yfmH gene encoding EF-P 5-aminopentanol modification-associated protein YfmH; the encoded protein is MNRQSYQDIEETIYSEKLDNGLTIFLLPKQEMAKTYGIFSTNYGSIDQTFVPIDQDEQVTVPEGVAHFLEHKMFEKEDRDVFADFGKQGASANAYTSFTKTAYLFAATDQIEKNVETLIDFVQDPFFSEQSVEKEKGIIGQEIKMYDDQPDWQAFMGTIKGMFQEHAVKVDIAGTVESINSITKDDLYTCYNTFYHPENMTLFIAGNFDVDKMTKLIKTNQSKKKFAKLEKIKRNYPHEPEEVAMAENKIVMPVSVPKCTVGIKESAKEMSGDEFLKKDLLQGMVIDHYFSKGGPFYQELYDQKLIDASFYFETNLEKNFGYSLIGGNTGEPDQFAEKVKEMLMRTNKATLTEEEFTRMKKKKIGQLLRAMNSLEFIANKFIHYHIVGIDLFKLIPTIQSLTLDEANNFIQNWIKAERLSVCKIVAE